GCCGAGAAGCTGGAAGCGTTCGAGAAGGCCGGCATGGGCATCGCCCGGCGCCCGATGGACTTCGTCGAGCTGGTCCGGGCGCGGCTCTAGCCCCGGGCAGTTATCTTCCCGACGCGCCCGGTCACCCTGGTGACCGGGCGCGTCGTCCGTCTGCAACCGGCGCACACGCGCCTGAACCACACTGGAGCTCGGCATGGCCGGAAACCGCACCCTCACGATCATCAAGCCCGACGCCTTCGGCGCCGGCAAGGCTGGCAAGATTCTCGCGCACCTGGAGGCCCAGGGCTTCGTCCTCAAGGCCGCTCGGGTGATGCACCTGACGAAGGAAGAGGCCGGCAAGTTCTACGAAGTCCACAAGGACCGCGGCTTCTTCGGCGAGCTGGTGGATTTCATGACCTCGGGCCCCTGCATGCCGATGGTCCTCGAGAAGGGCGACGCCGTGGCCGCCCTGCGCGCCGCGATCGGCTCCACCGATCCGGCCGAGGCCGCCGAAGGCACGGTCCGGAAGCTCTTCGCGGAGTCCAAGGGGCGGAACGCCATCCACGCGTCGGACTCGGATGAGAATGCCGCAGTCGAGGCCGCCTTCTACTTCCCCGGCCTGGCCTGATCCGGCGCCCCGCGCCACGCCGGGGCAGCAGGTGAGCTAAGTGACGGAGCCGTGGGCACTTGATCGCTGCCCCCGGCTCGTCTATTTTCCGTGGCTATGCTGTCAGTGGATCTCCGGAGTCTCGAAGGGCAGGCCGTACAGGTTGACGGGGCGATCGATCCCGCTGATCTCGTCTGGACTGACGTCGCGACCCGGCCCAGTTCGCCGGTGACGGTACAGGGTCGTCTCTCGCGCGCCGGGGAAGGGCGGTACTACTTCACCGGCGAGTTCGAGGGGTCGGCGGTTGGTGAATGCACCCGGTGCCTCACGGAGGTGCTGGTGAGGGCAGGCGATGCGATCCAGTGTCTGTTCGTCGAGTCGGACGAGGACGGGCTGGACGATGACCCTGATGTGTTCCT
The genomic region above belongs to Gemmatimonadaceae bacterium and contains:
- a CDS encoding succinate--CoA ligase subunit alpha, giving the protein AEKLEAFEKAGMGIARRPMDFVELVRARL
- the ndk gene encoding nucleoside-diphosphate kinase, which produces MAGNRTLTIIKPDAFGAGKAGKILAHLEAQGFVLKAARVMHLTKEEAGKFYEVHKDRGFFGELVDFMTSGPCMPMVLEKGDAVAALRAAIGSTDPAEAAEGTVRKLFAESKGRNAIHASDSDENAAVEAAFYFPGLA
- a CDS encoding DUF177 domain-containing protein, encoding MAMLSVDLRSLEGQAVQVDGAIDPADLVWTDVATRPSSPVTVQGRLSRAGEGRYYFTGEFEGSAVGECTRCLTEVLVRAGDAIQCLFVESDEDGLDDDPDVFLLDSKSRSIDLRPAVREGWILAVPSFVLCRDDCKGLCPTCGVDRNTTPCTCAANGDARWDALRERTAES